GATGGCACCTTCCAGATACAGCTTGGCGGCCTGGGTCAGAGGGACTTGTTGGCCGTTGGGTAGCCAGATGGACGTCTGTCCCAAGGACTGGGGTGTCGTAGATGCTTGTTGCACCGTGACCCGGATTGGCAAGATTTGCTCCCCATGCAATAGAAAGCCGGCCTGGACACCCCAGAAGCGGCTTTTCAGGTCTTCCGCAAGGGTTTGAGGCGAAAGGCCAGCAATGCTACTTATGGCATTGGGTTGGACTTCGATTTCCGGCCCCGCGGAGGGGGATTTCAAAACGATGGAGGTAAACTGCTGACTGGCGTTCAGGGCGTGGGTCAGTTTTAGGCCAATTTGATGCAAGGTACGCGGTTCGCTACCAAAGAGTTGGATGACCAGGGGGGCGTGGGAACCGGAGAGGTTACCCAGGCGATTGATCATGATCTGTTGGGTCTCCAGGGTGGTCAGGTTTGGGACGGCCCGGCGAAAGGCCACACGAAGCTCTTGCATGACCTGGGCGGTGCTGGCGCGGTGCTGGCGCTTGAGCACAATGGTGATGCCGCCCTTGTTGGGGGTGGCGTAGGCATTACCCAGACCGCGCCCGACCACGAGAGATACCCGCGCTACGTTGGGATTTTTTCGGGCAATGGCCATCAATTCGCGGCCGGTGCGCGTGGTTTCGCTCACCGTGCTCCCGGTTGGGGTGCGGAAGGGTACGACAAACAGGCCCTCGTCCCAGTGCGGGAGAAAGGCGGTAGGAAGGGTCGCCACGCCCACGCCCCCGAGGAGCAAGAGCAGCAATAGCAGGGGCAGCGCGAGCAGCGGGCGACGCATACCAAAGACCAAGGCGCGGCTATAGTGCCGGCGCAAAGCGCGCTCCCCCCAGAGCCGATGGGGTCGCCGCGCACGACCCGCCAGCCACAGGGCAAATACGGGGGTGATCGTCATGGCGATGAGCTGCGAGGTGGCAAGGGCGATGACGATGGCCAGGGCCATACTGCGGAACAAGAGACCGACAGTCCCGGAGAGAAAGATCAGGGGCAGGAAGACGACGCAGGCGGTGAGGGTGGCCAAGGTCATCAGGGGTAGCAAGGCGCGAATCCGCTGCAAGGCACGTTCCCGGCGCTGCTCCGCATCGTCCTCGTGCAAGCCATGCAGGCCCCGTTCGACAATCACGATGGCGTGATCCACCAAAGCGCCCAAGGCCGCTGTGATCCCTCCCAGGGTCATGATATCGATACCGAAGCCCAGGGCATGGAGGACGAGCAGTGTGGCCGCCAGGGCCAAGGGGACAACGGTGAGGGTGGCGAGGGCGGCATCCCAACGCCCAAGAAAGGCGAGCACCACCAAGAAGGCGAGAAAGGCGCCCAGGGCAAGGGCGCTCCACACATCGCTGAGGCTGGAGCGAATCAGCCGGCTGAGATCAAAGATCTTGACGAGATGCACGCCGGGCGGCAGTTGCTGGCGCAAATATGTCATCGCCTGGGTGACTGCCGCAGCGACCTGCACCTGATTGGCCCCTTGTTGGGCCGCCACATCGACGATCAAGGCATGCTGCCAACCGGGTACCGCCGCCTGCCGGATCAACGGTGGCGGCCCGGTCTGGATGGTAGCCACGGCACTGAGGGGCAAGGGGGCGCGCACCCCTTGGGCGTTCGCCGGACCAATGGGTAACGTCAGCTGCCCCAGGGCGGCGGGACTCTGGGGACGCGGTGTGGTGGCCAGGATGAACTGCTGGTGAAAGGCATTCAGCACGCCCGAGAAGAACGGACCCTGCTGCATCTGCAAGGCAGCAATCACCGCGGCGGCGGGGAGGTGATATTGGGCCAGTCGGCGCGGATGTAGCAGCACCTGGACCTCGGGCCAGCCACGCCCAGTGGCGTTGACGTGATAGACGCCAGGCAGGGAGAGCAGGGCGGGGCGTAAGGTAAAGGCGAAGGTCGGCATCATGGCCGAACTGTCCAGGTGCTGGGAAACCAGGGCGTACTCCAGCAGGGGATAGATGTTGGGCGTCATCAAACGGACCGTCATCTTGGCCCCGGGGGGCAGCGGGATATGGGAAAGACGAGCCTGCAGGAGGAGATAGGCCTGCTCAGGGTTGCTCTGGGGATTGAAGTAGACGTGGAGCTTGCTCAGACCATTGCCGGTCTGGGAACGCACCAGGGTGACGCCTGGTTCGCCCTTGGCCGCCTGTTCCAGGGGACGAGTGACCTCTAGGAGCATGACCCGCACGGGCAGATCCTGGGTATGGACCAGGACTGCCACCTTGGGAAAGTCCACCGGCGGAAACACACTCTCTGGCATTCCGCGCAGGGTATAAACCCCCGCGGCCAACAAGATGGCCACCAAAAGCAAAAGTGTGGCGCGGGTTTCCCAGAGAAAGCGCAGATAGCGATGGCTCATTGCTGCGGATCCAGGGGGGAGCCGTTTTTCAGATGGGTGTTACCGCGCAGGACGATCTGCTCTCCAGCAGGCAGATTCCCCGTTACCGTGACTGTGTTCGGCGTGCTTTTCAGGACAGTGACAGGAATGGCAGCAGCGCGCCCCTGGTGATCCACCCAGACCTGGCTCTGCGCGCCTACCATGACGACGGCACGGCTGGGCAGGAGATAAGCCTTCTTGCCGACTTCCGCCCGAGCAAAACGCAAGTCTACCCATTGCCCGGGAAGCAGGGGACTATTGGCGGGTAGATGCAGAATCACGGCCACCAGGCCGGACTGCCGCGCATCCTGGCCGATGGAATGAATCATCGCGGTTCCCGCCCAAGCGTCGCTGTGGACCTGAACCTGGGCGCCTGCCGAAAGGCGTTGTGCCTGCTGCGGCGGCAATAGGGCCTGTATCCAGGGATGGCCGCGTCCGGAGATGCTGGCAATGGGCGTACCCGCAGCCACTACGCTGCCCGGCTGCACCTGATAGCGCAGTAGGCCCGTGATTGGGCTGCGTAACTGCAGCTGAGCGGCCTCCGCCTGCAGGGCCTGCAGCGACGCCCGGTTGGCTGCCAGGGTAGCCTGACTGGTCTCCAGGGTTTGCTGGGAAATTACGCCGTCCCGAAAGAGTTGGCGATCGCGCCGGCGATTTTCGGCGGCGAGATGAAGCTGCGCCTGCGCCGCCTGGGTCTGGGCCGCCAGGCCCGCCGGTACGATGCGGGCCAAGGGCGTCCCAGCCTGTACCATGCCAGTTGGGGCAAATGGGCCGAGAATAGTGCCGGTCACCGGCGCCGTCAGGGTCTGTGCAGGTATGCCCTGTACTTCACCCAAGGCAGAGAGGGTAATCGCCGGCGTCGTCGGCGCAGGGAGCGTGAGCAGGGTAATGGGTACACCGGTGCTGGCAACGGCTGCTGTGCAGCAGAACAGGCAGGCTATGCCGACGCTACCCAAGAAAATGTTTTTCATGGCAGTTTCCCTACATCGAGAGCAAGTTGGGTGGCCGCCATCTGTGCCCGGATCTGGGCGCGTATCAGGGCGAGGCGAGCCTGGACCCAAGCCTGATCGGCTTGCGCAAGATTCAAGGCATTCAATGCCCCCGCACGAAAGCCGGCACGCGTCATGTGGTATACGGCGCGGGCGGCGGCCAGGCTGTGGCGATCCTGCTGCAAGCGGGTGGATTCCTGCTGGTACACGCCATAATCCGTGTTGATGCGCGTTTGGATCTGCAAGAGCAGGGCGCGGCGGGCGGAGCGCAGGGCGGCCAACTGTTCCTGCGCCGCAGCAATACGGTCGTGCCGGCGGCCAAAACCGAAGAGTGGGAGATTCAAGGTAATACCTGCCTGCCAGCCCAGGGACTGGGGCCGGGGCACTTGGGTGCTGTCGAGTCCGTAAGCGGCCTGGACGTCGATATTAGGGGCGAGGCTGGCCCGCTGCACGGCCACCTGGGCACGGGCGGCATGCAGTTGCGCCTGGGCGACCTGCAGTAGGGGTTGCCTTTGACTGGCTTCTTGCCAGAGTTGCGGGAGTGGGGCCGGAGCCGCTAGCAAGGTGCTGGTGGGAGCCAACTGGACTGGGCTCCCAGCAGGCAACTGCAATTGCAGACGCAGATTGCGTCGCACACTGCCCAGAGCTTCTTGCGCCTGGGCCCTGGCACTGCGTGCTTGCAGCAGCAAGAGCTGGGTTTGCACCAGATTCAGGCGCGCCGTGGCACCGCTGCGGAACTGGTCGCGGGTGTCGTGGTAGAGCAGACGGTCTTGGGCGAGCACGCGTTGCCAGAGCGCGCTGGTATTCTGTGCCAACAAGACCGCATACCAGGCGTTGCTCAAGGTGGTGGCTACTTGTAGACGCACGGATTGGGTCTGGCTTTTGGCAACGGCGCTCTGGTCTTTGGCCAGCTTGGCCAGGGCCGACAGTTGTGGGGCATAGAGCGGGGCGGTCAGCACCGCTTGACCGATCACTTCTCGCTGCCCATTGGCGGCGGCAAAGATGGGTTGGCCATTGCGACTCTCGGTCCAGATACTGCCCGCGCGCAAGGATAATTGCGGGAGTCGATCCGCCTGGCTGGCCTGTGCCGTGTCGGCGGCGCTCCGTGCCAGCGCCTGTGCGGACTGCAAGCTGGCCTGCACCTGTATCCCCCGCTGCACAGCCTGCGCTAAGGACCAGTCTTCTGCCGCAGCAACGCGACAGAAGAGCAATGCGCTCATCCCCAGGGAGACGAGCCACCAGGCTGGTTTTTTGCGGGAGGTGGGTTGTTTTCTACTTTGGATTATCAAGCCGGTAAAACCGTAAATTGGCCCATCATGCCGTTGTCTTCATGTTCTAGCATGTGACAGTGATACATATAGGGGAAATCGTCGGGGGCGGTATAGCCATAGTGGGCAATAAAGCGCACCGTTTCATTGCGACGGATGAGCAAGGTGTCCTTCCAGCCCCGCTCTACGGCGGGCGGCTGGGCGCCATTGCGGGACAGGATCTGAAAGGAGGTCCCGTGGACGTGGAAGGTGTGCGCCATCTCCGCGGCATTGTGGATTTCCCAAATTTCCGTGGCGCCCAGCTGCAAGCGCTGGTTGATGACGCTCATGTCCATGTATTGATCATTGATCGAGAAGAGTTTCATTCTCCCCACGCCCATGGACATCTGCCCCGGCCCATTGTGTGCTGCCTCCGCCGACTGGTGGCGGATTGCCCTCATGTCGCTCATATTCATGCCACGCAGGACAAAGCGTCGTGGACCAGCGTTGGGATGAAGTGTGGGGATGCTTTGTAGACGATCGGGCAGGCGCCCAGCTGGCCCCTGCGCTGACCCCACGCGAATTTGCAAGAGATTGAAATTGCTGCGATCGAAATGGTCGCTGTCCATGGGTCGTAGACTGAGCTCCGGGATGACACTGGCGGAATCGCTGCGCAGATATAGGGTCTTGCCCGCGAGTCCGCGCAGATCCACCAGGATTTCTACTCGCTCGGCAGGGGCCAGGAGCTGCCGTTGGACCTGCACGGGCGATTCCAGATACCCGGCGTCACTGGCCACCACATAGAACGGGCGATCTTTAGACAGGGCAAAGTTGTAGACGCGCGCATTGGAAGCGTTCAATAGGCGCAGCCGTACCCACTGGGCTGGCGCCTCCCATACCGGGGACTCCCGACCATTGATCAGAAAGCGATTGCCCTTCATCCCCATCACATCCATGGGGGCTGGCATATAGTTCAGAATGCCCTGAGGGTCCAGAAGCCGGTCTTGGACGATGACGGGAATATCGTCCACGCCCCAATGTCGAGGCAATCCCAGGGCAGCGTCGGTCCCGTCCTGCACCAGATAGAGCCCGGCCAGTCCGGCGTATACATGGGGTCCCGTGCGCCCATCGGGATGGGGATGATACCACAGGGTGGCCTCGGGCTGATCGATGGTATACCCATAGGTCCAGGTCTTGCCGGACTCGATCAGACTTTGGGGGCCGCCATCCATGGTTCCGGGCACGTGGGCACCGTGCCAATGGGTCGTTGTCGTCTGAGACAAAGCGTTGTGCACGAAGATGCGCAAGGCTTTGCCGCGGGGGATTTGCAGGGCGGGCCCCAAAAGATTGCCGTTGTAGCCCCAGGTAGGGGTGCGTAGACCGGTGCTCAGAACGCTTTGTCCTGGGGCCATGCGCAGATGAAATTCGCGTACACCATCACGTCCGAGTTGCCCGGAATATAGGGGTGGGATGGGTAATGGGCTGGCGAAGGGGGGTGTCACCAGGGTCCCGCTCGACGCGCCCATCTTCATTCCCGTGCCCATACCCATCATCCCACCCATGCCGGCGTAGGCGGGTAGGGCAGCGACTGCCCCGAGGGCACCCATGCCGAGGGCCAGAAACTCCCGACGAGAGAGGGGGTGGATAGGTTCCTTTGAGCGGTCTTTTTCGGTGCTGTCGTCCATCTTGTGTTTTCTCCTTAAAAACGGGGGGCTGGGCCCCCCAAGCGCCTCAGAAATGGGCGGAAATGCTACCGTACACCGTGAGCGGCGCGCCTGGCAAAGCCAGCACCTGTCCGGCAGAATCTCCACCCAACAGACCTCCACCCGTGATGTACTGGAACTCGTTGTAGTGGTTGTTGGTCAGGTTCAGGATGTTCAAGCTCAAGTCTACCCGCTTGAGCATCGGGACCATACCGTGCATGGGCAGTTTGGCATCCACACCCAGATTCAAGGTGCCGTAAGCAGGCATCATTTGGGCACTCGGCGCGCCCGTATTGTTATTGAACATGCCCTGGGCACCCACGTACTGATACCAGAGTCGCGGCTGCAGGAGATTGCCAGCCAGAAGCGCGCGATAGGTCAGACCAATGTTGAAGGTCTTGTTGGGCACGTTGGAAACGGGTAGACCATCGTAGCTCACCCCACTGGTCACATAGTGGGCAAAGACCGCCTTCTCGAAATTCGCGTTCAAGAAGACATCCAGGTTATAGAGGAGGTTGTCTTCCAACGCCAGATTCACGCCCTGATAGATGGAATCACCATTGGCATCGCCAATATAGTTGCCATTACTATCATACAAAGGAATGTACTGATTGGTGTAGTGCAGGTGATAAAAACTGGCGGTAAACAGGAAGTGGTGCAAAAACGCCGCCTGCTGAAAATGAATCTTCACGCCGGCATTATAGTCTGCACTATGTTCCAGGTTATAGATGGGGGCCTTTTTCTGATACAGACCGCCACCACCGCCCACTTGCGGTTCCTTGTATGCCTGGGAGTAACTGGCAAAGAGGGCTAACCAGGGCATCGGCTGCCAGTTGAAGTCCACCGACGGCTCCACTTGGGTGAAGCTGGTATGGGCCGCCGGCAGTACGCCCTGATTGTTGAGCGGGTACAGTTGATAGGCCTCGGCAAAATCCGCCTGGGCCGCTGGGGTGTATTGAGTTTGGTAGTTGATGACGCGCACACCCGGGGTGATATGCAGATTGCTCATGGGACTGATGCGGTCCTGAATGAAGGCGGCCAGGTCAGTCTGATCAAAGTAATCGCTGCGATAATGGGCATTAGGCACAAGACGCGAGCCATAATACGGCGCATTGGTGTTGTAGAAGGCGTTGCGCGTATTGTAGCGACTGTTTAGAAAGAAACCCCCAAAGCTCACGAGGTTATAGGGTAGCTTTGCCGTAAAGAACAGCTTATCGCCATATACCGCATCATGGGGATTGTTGTACTCGTACAGGTTGCTGGGATTCGACAGGCCATAATTGTTGTAATGGAAATGCAGTCGATGACCATAGCGGTACCAGATCAGGTTGTGCACGGCCCAGGTCTTGTCGAGATCCACATTCAATTTGCTGTAGAGCAACCAAGTGCTATTACTGTCCTGCTTGAACCACACGCTCTCTGGCAGGGAAGAGTAGTAGCCGCTGCTGGTCTGGCTGTAGAGGGGCGAGTTGGCGGTGCCGTCCAGGGTTACGCCGGAAATAGGATTCACGGGGATCGGAACCGGGCGATAGCCAGAGCCTTTGGCCAGATAGGCGCCCAAGGAGAAATCACCGTTGCTGAAGGTCTTGCGGGTTTTTAGGAACCACGCATAACTGTAGCTGGGGTTATTGAAACCATCGGGGCTTTGTCGATAGCTGTTGGATGAACCGGCGCCGCCCGCTAGGATAGTGGACCAGCCGTCGATATTGCCGGTGCGGATGTTGAAGACAATATTTTTGGCGTTATAACTACCGTAAGTGAGTTTAACGTCGCCCCCCGGCTTGGCGGTGGGCTGCAGGGGAACAAAATTGATTTGACCCCCGATATTGTTATACCAGCGCTGCTCCGGGTTGCCCGGACCATAGGTGATGCCAATGCCTTGCAGGATGCCTGTTTGTGGCACCTGGGGCGATTCCCACAAGCCCGTGGACGGGTCGACCATGGGCACACCGTCAAAGGTCACCGAAAGACTGCCGTTATCGATCTGGCCGCCGGAGAAACCGCCCCAGCCCTGCTTGACCCCGTTGATGCTGATGGAGGTTTTGGTGGCACCAGAGGAACCATAGCCAGATACACCAACGCCGGGCGCATAGCTCAGGGCCTGGGCACTACCGCCCATGGGGCCAGCGGCCGCCATCTGCGCCTTGTCCAAGACCTTGATGGACTGACCGGACTGAAAGTTATGTTTCTGGGTCAATGACTTGGCCTCTTTGCTGCCGAGGTAGCTGCTGGCTTCCACCGCGGCGCTGACTTCGCCGATGGATACAGCGGACTGAGTAGGTGCCGTCACGCCATCGGCGGCATAGGCCGAGCCGGACAGCAGGACGCCGGCGGCCAACAAGGAACACTGTAGGCGCGACAGGCGCAAGTATTGCGGTAGCGCAAAAACAGAATTGCTCATCACATTCATCCTCTCGTAGGCGGTTGTAAAAAATAGGCCAATTTGGTGTGTTTAAGACCAAAAATGGCAACCCACGATAGCAAGTGAACGTGACACTATTATGGCAGTTTAATTACACTTTTGTGACATTACCCAATTGGGCATAACGCGTATCCATCTGCCCATAGTCAAGGATAAGGCCCGAGACTTTGCACAGAATTAGGAACGCGTTTCCCATTGCGGACCGAGTGGATAGGGTGCCCCGGAGATGCGCGATCGCTTCGTCCTCCGGGGCAGGAATTTACTGGGACGTCTTGGCTATACCGCCCAGCACAGGTTGGTAGACGTATACGGCATGTGCTTCGCCGGTATAGACAAAAATCCGGTGATTCAGCAGATCCACGGCCCCGGTATGGGTCTTGCCGTAGCCCGTGGAGACAAAGGTCACCGGCTTCAGGGTTTGGGCATTGTAGACATTGAAGCCCTTGGCATCGCTTTCAAAGGCGTACACCAGGTGATAGGTTGGATCGTAGGCCACCTGATCAATTCCCGCACGCGCCGGCAGGTGTGCCAACACCTTAAGGGACTTGGCATTAAAAACGAAGATTTGCCCACGATCGGTCCCAACCCACAGGGTATTGGTCTGGGGGTCGAATATCTGACCCTTGGTATTCACATGATGACCGTTTGGCGACGCCGGAAAATAGGGCGCTATATTAGTTTTGGCTTCGATATGATCATTGCGCAAGTTGATCTTCTCTTCCCAGGAGTCGTCTGGCATGTACAACACCTGTTGCGACGGAACGAGGACACCCAGATCCGGTCCGTCTCCGACCTTGGGGAACAAAGGAATGGTGCCCAAGAACTTGGGCTGTGCAGAAAGCGTGTATTTATCGACCCGATTGTTGTCGTCCATAGCTATGTACAGCCGATGTCGTGCCGGGTCGGTCCAGATGCCATCGGGACTGGTAACGACAGTCGAGAACTGATGGCGTACCTGCCAGCCCTGCTTGGCAATGACTACAATCCGGCCGACGCTTTTGCCGTTGACCTTGGGATTTGAGGTCCAATACACGTAATGTGCGTCAAAAGCCTGCCCGTCGGGATGACTGATACCCTGGCGAATGACCTTGACGATCTGGTCCGTGTCGGCGTTGATCACCACCGCTCCAGCATCCGCCTTGCCCATGGATACGTAGATCCGATGGTTGCCTGGATCATAGCTGACCGCATCCCCGCCCTGGTCGGTGGTGGGCAGGGGGATGACCTTGGTGAGCTGGAAGGAGACACCAGACGCAAGGGCCGTGATTGGCAGAAGAGATGCGACGGCGAGGATACTGAGTATTCTCTTTTGCACCATATGAAAATCTCCAAGTTTTTGCAGATAGGAATGTTACGCTTGCACTCAAATAACATGCACGACAAGCTCCCGCGTACGCGAGAGCGTTTCCAACGACAATAGTCTGAAGATTGGTGTATTCTCCAGTTCCATGCGCGCCACCATCCTCTCAGGCAGTTATAAAAACAGACCTGTTTGGCTTTTTTAAGACCAAAAGTGGCCCGTCACTATAGCAAGAGAATATGACACTATTATGACACTTTTGTGACGATTATCGGCTCGGTGTAACGCGAATCTACTTATCTATTGTTGAGCATAAGGCCCGTGACTTTGCGCATAATTAGGGGATGTTGCGATTCAAGTCATCAGGCGCGGGCCAGGAGCCGGTCCAGTGCATTCGCAAAGGCTTGGCGGTCCGCTTGACTCAGGGCAGCGGGGCCACCGGTGCGCACACCGGAGTCCCTGAGTTGCTCCATCATGT
The window above is part of the Acidithiobacillus acidisediminis genome. Proteins encoded here:
- a CDS encoding efflux RND transporter permease subunit gives rise to the protein MSHRYLRFLWETRATLLLLVAILLAAGVYTLRGMPESVFPPVDFPKVAVLVHTQDLPVRVMLLEVTRPLEQAAKGEPGVTLVRSQTGNGLSKLHVYFNPQSNPEQAYLLLQARLSHIPLPPGAKMTVRLMTPNIYPLLEYALVSQHLDSSAMMPTFAFTLRPALLSLPGVYHVNATGRGWPEVQVLLHPRRLAQYHLPAAAVIAALQMQQGPFFSGVLNAFHQQFILATTPRPQSPAALGQLTLPIGPANAQGVRAPLPLSAVATIQTGPPPLIRQAAVPGWQHALIVDVAAQQGANQVQVAAAVTQAMTYLRQQLPPGVHLVKIFDLSRLIRSSLSDVWSALALGAFLAFLVVLAFLGRWDAALATLTVVPLALAATLLVLHALGFGIDIMTLGGITAALGALVDHAIVIVERGLHGLHEDDAEQRRERALQRIRALLPLMTLATLTACVVFLPLIFLSGTVGLLFRSMALAIVIALATSQLIAMTITPVFALWLAGRARRPHRLWGERALRRHYSRALVFGMRRPLLALPLLLLLLLLGGVGVATLPTAFLPHWDEGLFVVPFRTPTGSTVSETTRTGRELMAIARKNPNVARVSLVVGRGLGNAYATPNKGGITIVLKRQHRASTAQVMQELRVAFRRAVPNLTTLETQQIMINRLGNLSGSHAPLVIQLFGSEPRTLHQIGLKLTHALNASQQFTSIVLKSPSAGPEIEVQPNAISSIAGLSPQTLAEDLKSRFWGVQAGFLLHGEQILPIRVTVQQASTTPQSLGQTSIWLPNGQQVPLTQAAKLYLEGAIPYVTHQNLVPDAEIKLHPRAGDGLTTAAARAQAIIQQVGLPLGVTSHLVGYYQEQQRSFAQMSLILAAALLILLVLLGLQFSSQRAALAALLAVASAAPGALLLLLLSGTDLDSTAFLGVLLVFAIAVNNVILLFARARQLGGAAPRLDHVAFAARQRLRPILMTMVADVLGFLPLAIGVGRGTDLLQPLALAVMGGLLLATLTTLWLAPVLYSAFQLRFSPPLRTR
- a CDS encoding efflux RND transporter periplasmic adaptor subunit, which codes for MKNIFLGSVGIACLFCCTAAVASTGVPITLLTLPAPTTPAITLSALGEVQGIPAQTLTAPVTGTILGPFAPTGMVQAGTPLARIVPAGLAAQTQAAQAQLHLAAENRRRDRQLFRDGVISQQTLETSQATLAANRASLQALQAEAAQLQLRSPITGLLRYQVQPGSVVAAGTPIASISGRGHPWIQALLPPQQAQRLSAGAQVQVHSDAWAGTAMIHSIGQDARQSGLVAVILHLPANSPLLPGQWVDLRFARAEVGKKAYLLPSRAVVMVGAQSQVWVDHQGRAAAIPVTVLKSTPNTVTVTGNLPAGEQIVLRGNTHLKNGSPLDPQQ
- a CDS encoding TolC family protein → MLFCRVAAAEDWSLAQAVQRGIQVQASLQSAQALARSAADTAQASQADRLPQLSLRAGSIWTESRNGQPIFAAANGQREVIGQAVLTAPLYAPQLSALAKLAKDQSAVAKSQTQSVRLQVATTLSNAWYAVLLAQNTSALWQRVLAQDRLLYHDTRDQFRSGATARLNLVQTQLLLLQARSARAQAQEALGSVRRNLRLQLQLPAGSPVQLAPTSTLLAAPAPLPQLWQEASQRQPLLQVAQAQLHAARAQVAVQRASLAPNIDVQAAYGLDSTQVPRPQSLGWQAGITLNLPLFGFGRRHDRIAAAQEQLAALRSARRALLLQIQTRINTDYGVYQQESTRLQQDRHSLAAARAVYHMTRAGFRAGALNALNLAQADQAWVQARLALIRAQIRAQMAATQLALDVGKLP
- a CDS encoding multicopper oxidase family protein, with amino-acid sequence MDDSTEKDRSKEPIHPLSRREFLALGMGALGAVAALPAYAGMGGMMGMGTGMKMGASSGTLVTPPFASPLPIPPLYSGQLGRDGVREFHLRMAPGQSVLSTGLRTPTWGYNGNLLGPALQIPRGKALRIFVHNALSQTTTTHWHGAHVPGTMDGGPQSLIESGKTWTYGYTIDQPEATLWYHPHPDGRTGPHVYAGLAGLYLVQDGTDAALGLPRHWGVDDIPVIVQDRLLDPQGILNYMPAPMDVMGMKGNRFLINGRESPVWEAPAQWVRLRLLNASNARVYNFALSKDRPFYVVASDAGYLESPVQVQRQLLAPAERVEILVDLRGLAGKTLYLRSDSASVIPELSLRPMDSDHFDRSNFNLLQIRVGSAQGPAGRLPDRLQSIPTLHPNAGPRRFVLRGMNMSDMRAIRHQSAEAAHNGPGQMSMGVGRMKLFSINDQYMDMSVINQRLQLGATEIWEIHNAAEMAHTFHVHGTSFQILSRNGAQPPAVERGWKDTLLIRRNETVRFIAHYGYTAPDDFPYMYHCHMLEHEDNGMMGQFTVLPA
- a CDS encoding TonB-dependent receptor, with translation MSNSVFALPQYLRLSRLQCSLLAAGVLLSGSAYAADGVTAPTQSAVSIGEVSAAVEASSYLGSKEAKSLTQKHNFQSGQSIKVLDKAQMAAAGPMGGSAQALSYAPGVGVSGYGSSGATKTSISINGVKQGWGGFSGGQIDNGSLSVTFDGVPMVDPSTGLWESPQVPQTGILQGIGITYGPGNPEQRWYNNIGGQINFVPLQPTAKPGGDVKLTYGSYNAKNIVFNIRTGNIDGWSTILAGGAGSSNSYRQSPDGFNNPSYSYAWFLKTRKTFSNGDFSLGAYLAKGSGYRPVPIPVNPISGVTLDGTANSPLYSQTSSGYYSSLPESVWFKQDSNSTWLLYSKLNVDLDKTWAVHNLIWYRYGHRLHFHYNNYGLSNPSNLYEYNNPHDAVYGDKLFFTAKLPYNLVSFGGFFLNSRYNTRNAFYNTNAPYYGSRLVPNAHYRSDYFDQTDLAAFIQDRISPMSNLHITPGVRVINYQTQYTPAAQADFAEAYQLYPLNNQGVLPAAHTSFTQVEPSVDFNWQPMPWLALFASYSQAYKEPQVGGGGGLYQKKAPIYNLEHSADYNAGVKIHFQQAAFLHHFLFTASFYHLHYTNQYIPLYDSNGNYIGDANGDSIYQGVNLALEDNLLYNLDVFLNANFEKAVFAHYVTSGVSYDGLPVSNVPNKTFNIGLTYRALLAGNLLQPRLWYQYVGAQGMFNNNTGAPSAQMMPAYGTLNLGVDAKLPMHGMVPMLKRVDLSLNILNLTNNHYNEFQYITGGGLLGGDSAGQVLALPGAPLTVYGSISAHF
- a CDS encoding YncE family protein; the encoded protein is MVQKRILSILAVASLLPITALASGVSFQLTKVIPLPTTDQGGDAVSYDPGNHRIYVSMGKADAGAVVINADTDQIVKVIRQGISHPDGQAFDAHYVYWTSNPKVNGKSVGRIVVIAKQGWQVRHQFSTVVTSPDGIWTDPARHRLYIAMDDNNRVDKYTLSAQPKFLGTIPLFPKVGDGPDLGVLVPSQQVLYMPDDSWEEKINLRNDHIEAKTNIAPYFPASPNGHHVNTKGQIFDPQTNTLWVGTDRGQIFVFNAKSLKVLAHLPARAGIDQVAYDPTYHLVYAFESDAKGFNVYNAQTLKPVTFVSTGYGKTHTGAVDLLNHRIFVYTGEAHAVYVYQPVLGGIAKTSQ